Within Paeniglutamicibacter psychrophenolicus, the genomic segment CCAGCACATCCTCGAGCAGCTCGGGCAGGTACGCCCGGGTGCTGGCGGCACCGCCGGCGACCGAGATGTTCTTGGAGAAGAGCACCGAGATCGGCAGCCCGTCCTGGCCGTGCGGAACGCCCACGAAGCCCAGCGAGCCGCCGGGCCTGGTGCAGCGCAGTGCCTGGTCCATGGCCTCGGCGGTGCCCACGCATTCGAGCACCGAATCCGCCAGCACTCCCCCGAGCAGTTCGCGCACCTTCACGGCGGCCTCGGCCCCGCGCTCGGACACCACATCGGTGGCCCCGAATTCGCGGGCCAGCGCCGCGCGGTCGGCGTGCCGGGACATCGCGATGATGCGCGTCGCCCCCAGGCGCTTGGCGGCAAGGACCCCGCACAGGCCCACGGCGCCGTCGCCGACGACCACGACGCTGCGCCCGGGCGCCACCCTGGCCCCGAGCGCGGCGTGGTGCCCGGTGCCCATCACATCCGAGAGCGCCAGCAGCGACTTGGACAGCGACTCGTCCGGTTCGCTGACGCCCGGGACCGGAACCAGGGTGCCGTCGGCGTTGGGGACCCGCACCGCCTCGCCCTGTCCGCCGTCCACCGGCAATCCGTTCTCGTCGTTCCCGCCCCAGGCAGCCCGGTGTTCGCAGGCGACCTGGACGCCGTTGCGGCACGGCGGGCAGGTACCGCAGCTATTGGCCCAGGGTGCCACCACGAAGTCGCCGACCTTCAAGGTGGCGACCTTGCTCCCGAGCGCCGTCACGGTCCCGATGAACTCGTGGCCGATGCGCCGGGGCTCCGGTGTCGGGTTGATCCCGCGGTAGGGCCACAGGTCCGAGCCGCATACGCAGGCGGCGGCGACCTTCACGATCGCGTCGGTGTCGGTGAGCAGGACGGGATCGGGGCAGTCCTCGACGCGGATGTCCCGCGGTCCGTGGATCAGGGTGGCGCGCATTTTTTCCTCCGCAAACTTGGTCTGGTGCTGTCTTTTCCCAGCCTATGCTTCCCGGCCGGGCATGGCCCCTTCTGCGATGCCGTGACGGTTTGTTGCGCCAGCCCCAGCCCCGGTGGTGGCAATGTGTCCCCGATTCAACGTAGGGTTGAAACAGCTTCACGAGTTCTGGTCGCTTCTAGCAAAGCTCCGACTGACCAGGCACCAACCCCATAGTTGCACGGTGGGTGGTTCGGATGACGAAGTGGCCCCTTCACGCATCCCGCGCCCAGGGGCAAGGACAACGAATATCAAGGACGTGTGCATCATGTACAGCCCCACCCTGGCCACCGCTTCTCCCGCCAATCCGCTGCCGCGCTTTTCCGGCGACTGGATCACCGCATGGCTCGATATCGACAACGACACCAGCCTGCTGCACGTGGGCGCCGGACCCGAGGAGTGGGTCCTCGAGGCACTCGCCCCGCACAAGCTCTCGGCCGTCCTGGAAGGCCGCGGACCCGTCGAGGTCCAATTCAACCCCGAGCTCCTGGTGGTGCTGCTGCCCGGGGCCCACGAGCTGGTCGGGGACTCGTTCTTCCGCCTGCGCGCCTGAAGTTCCAGGACCCCCCGGCCGTTCTGGAACCCCAGCCGCGCGACGCCTCGCTAGATGTCCAGGATCATGCGCAACCCCTTGCACCGAGACACGCAGATCATCATGGTGTCCCCCGCCTGGCGTTCCTCCTCGGACAGCAGCGAGTCCCGGTGATCGATATCGCCCGAGACCACCGGGGTCTCGCAGGTCCCGCAGATGCCCTCCCGGCAGGAGTTCAGCACCGGCACCCCGGCCTCCGCGAGCGCATCCAGGATGCTGGTGCCCACCGGCACCTGCACCGTCACGCCGTCGGTGGTTTCCACGGTGAACTCGTGGTCCCCGTCCGCCGGGGCGGTGGCGGCCGGGTCGGCCACGAACCGCTCGGAGTGGAACCGGGTCTTGTCCTCCCAACCGGCGGCCAGCGACGCAATGAAGTCCAGCAGCGGGCCCGGGCCACAGGCATAGGTGTGGAACGCTGCCTCCGCGTCCCCCAGCAGCTCCTTCAGCGGGTAGAGACCGGCGGTGTCGTCGGCATGCACATGCACCTTGTCCCCGTAGCGGGCCAGCTCGGCGGTGAACGCCATCGATTCCAGGCTCCGGCCCAGGTAGACCATTCGCCACGGGATCCCGGATTCCTCGGCCGCGGCGAGCATTGGCAGGATCGGGGTGATCCCGATGCCCCCGGCAATGAACAGGTATTCCGGGGCCGGCTGCAGCCCGAAGTTGTTGCGCGGTTCCCGGACCTTGACCCGGGCACCGGGCCGCAGGTCGTCGTGCACGTAGGCGGAGCCGCCGCGGCCCGCCGGCTCGCGCAGCACCCCCAGCCGCCAGCGCCGGGCCCCGGCCTCGGAACACAGCGAGTACTGGCGCAGCAACCCGTTGGGCAGCAGCACGTCGATGTGCGATCCCGGGGTCCAGCCCGGCAGCGGCAGGGCCGCCGGGTGCGCCAGGTGCAGGGAAAGCACGCCAGAGGATTCGGTGCGGATCTCGGCGACCTCCACCTCGAAGAAGCCGTCCGTCCCGATGCCCAGAAGGGCCCTGGAATCAGGATCCAGTCCGGTGTCGATGGTCATGGTCACGATGCACCTCCAGTGCTGTGATGTGTTTCCGCGGACGATGCCGCGCTATGCAAAACCGGGATGCCCGGCAGGGATGGATCCAGCGAGTCGACGGCGTCCAGCACCGCGTCGGAGGCCTCGCGCACGGAGATGGTCACCCGCACCCCCGAGCCGGGGAAGGCACGCACCGAGACGCCGCGGGCCACGCAGGCGGCCTCCAGCTCCAGCGAGCGCGGTCCGGCGGGGATCCACAAGAAGTTCCCGCCGCTGGGCGGGACCGGCAGGCCGCGGGCAAGCAACCCCTCGTGCAGGTACGCGCGCTCGGCCACGACCCCGGACACCGTGGCGGCCAGGTGGGCGGTGTCGGACCAGGCCGCGACAGCGCCGGCCTCGGCCAGCGAACTGAGCCCGAAAGGCGGGGCCACGGCACGGATGTTCGCCGCGATTCCCATGCCGGTGAGCAGGTAGCCGGCCCGGGCCCCGGCCAGTGAGTAGGCCTTGGAGAAGGTCCGCAGGATGACGAGGTTCGGGTGGGACTCCAGCAGGTGCCGCGAGTCGGTTTCGGTTTCGGCGAACTCCCGGTAGGCCTCGTCGAGCACCACCAGCACGTGCCGCGGCATGCGGTCCAGGAATGCCGTGAGCTCCGCATTCCCCAGCACGGTCCCGGTGGGGTTGTTCGGGTTGCACAGCAGCACCATGCAGGTCTTTCCGGTAACCGCCTTGCCCATGGCGTCCAGGTCGTGCCGGTGGGCCGGGTTCAGGGGCACGGGCAGCGATTCGGCGCCGGCCAGGGCAATGAGTATCGGGTACGCCTCGTAGCTGCGC encodes:
- a CDS encoding zinc-dependent alcohol dehydrogenase family protein; amino-acid sequence: MRATLIHGPRDIRVEDCPDPVLLTDTDAIVKVAAACVCGSDLWPYRGINPTPEPRRIGHEFIGTVTALGSKVATLKVGDFVVAPWANSCGTCPPCRNGVQVACEHRAAWGGNDENGLPVDGGQGEAVRVPNADGTLVPVPGVSEPDESLSKSLLALSDVMGTGHHAALGARVAPGRSVVVVGDGAVGLCGVLAAKRLGATRIIAMSRHADRAALAREFGATDVVSERGAEAAVKVRELLGGVLADSVLECVGTAEAMDQALRCTRPGGSLGFVGVPHGQDGLPISVLFSKNISVAGGAASTRAYLPELLEDVLAGLINPGLVFDTVMGLEQAPEAYRAMDERNSIKVMLKLG
- a CDS encoding PDR/VanB family oxidoreductase, giving the protein MTIDTGLDPDSRALLGIGTDGFFEVEVAEIRTESSGVLSLHLAHPAALPLPGWTPGSHIDVLLPNGLLRQYSLCSEAGARRWRLGVLREPAGRGGSAYVHDDLRPGARVKVREPRNNFGLQPAPEYLFIAGGIGITPILPMLAAAEESGIPWRMVYLGRSLESMAFTAELARYGDKVHVHADDTAGLYPLKELLGDAEAAFHTYACGPGPLLDFIASLAAGWEDKTRFHSERFVADPAATAPADGDHEFTVETTDGVTVQVPVGTSILDALAEAGVPVLNSCREGICGTCETPVVSGDIDHRDSLLSEEERQAGDTMMICVSRCKGLRMILDI
- a CDS encoding aminotransferase class I/II-fold pyridoxal phosphate-dependent enzyme; translation: MHTGMCAGPVPRAIVATLPRYSRAAGLDTVRWVGSSNESCTAPSPAAVAAMAAAAAGANRYPGIAGDKLVAAIASGLDLDPGQIVVGGGSLALLGQVLNAYAPAGSTVVHAWRSYEAYPILIALAGAESLPVPLNPAHRHDLDAMGKAVTGKTCMVLLCNPNNPTGTVLGNAELTAFLDRMPRHVLVVLDEAYREFAETETDSRHLLESHPNLVILRTFSKAYSLAGARAGYLLTGMGIAANIRAVAPPFGLSSLAEAGAVAAWSDTAHLAATVSGVVAERAYLHEGLLARGLPVPPSGGNFLWIPAGPRSLELEAACVARGVSVRAFPGSGVRVTISVREASDAVLDAVDSLDPSLPGIPVLHSAASSAETHHSTGGAS